A region from the Microtus ochrogaster isolate Prairie Vole_2 unplaced genomic scaffold, MicOch1.0 UNK43, whole genome shotgun sequence genome encodes:
- the Eif4g1 gene encoding eukaryotic translation initiation factor 4 gamma 1 isoform X1 has protein sequence MNKAPQPTGPPPARSPGLPQPAFPPGQTAPVVFSTPQATQMNTPSQPRQGGFRSLQHFYPSRAQPPSSAASRVQSAAPARPGPATHVYPAGSQVMMIPSQISYSASQGAYYIPGQGRSTYVVPTQQYPVQPGAPGFYPGASPTEFGTYAGAYYPAQGVQQFPASVAPAPVLMNQPPQIAPKRERKTIRIRDPNQGGKDITEEIMSGARTASTPTPPQTGGGLEPQPNGESPQVAVIIRPDDRSQGAAIGGRPGLSGPEHSPGTESQPSSPSPTPSPPPILEPGSESNLGVLSIPGDTMTTGMIQMSVEESTPISCETGEPYCLSPEPTLAEPILEVEVTLSKPIPESEFSSSPLQVSTSLAPHRAETHEPNGMVPSEDLEPEVESSTEPASPPLLVCASESPVPIAPTAQPEELLNGAPSPPVVDLSPVSEPEEQIKEVSSMAPATTLSASPPVAPLDTSPAQEEEVEEEEEGGEAESEKGAEELPLDSTPVPTQLSQNLEVAAATQVAVSVPKRRRKIKELNKKEAVGDLLDAFKEVDPAVPEVENQPPTSVNPSPESEGSTAPPQPEEADETWDSKEDKIHNAENIQPGEQKYEYKSDQWKPLNLEEKKRYDREFLLGFQFIFASMQKPEGLPHITDVVLDKANKTPLRQLDPSRLPGINCGPDFTPSFANLGRPTLNNRGPPRGGPGGELPRGPQAGLGPRRSQQGPRKETRKIISSVIMTEDIKLNKAEKAWKPSSKRTAADKDRGEEDADGSKTQDLFRRVRSILNKLTPQMFQQLMKQVTQLAIDTEERLKGVIDLIFEKAISEPNFSVAYANMCRCLMALKVPTTEKPTVTVNFRKLLLNRCQKEFEKDKDDDEVFEKKQKEMDEAATAEERGRLKEELEEARDIARRRSLGNIKFIGELFKLKMLTEAIMHDCVVKLLKNHDEESLECLCRLLTTIGKDLDFAKAKPRMDQYFNQMEKIIKEKKTSSRIRFMLQDVLDLRQSNWVPRRGDQGPKTIDQIHKEAEMEEHREHIKVQQLMAKGSDKRRGGPPGPPISRGLPLVDDGGWNTVPISKGSRPIDTSRLTKITKPGSIDSNNQLFAPGGRLSWGKGSSGGSGAKPSDTASEATRPATSTLNRFSALQQALPTENTDNRRVVQRSSLSRERGEKAGDRGDRLERSERGGDRGDRPDRARTPTTKRSFSKEVEERSRERPSQPEGLRKAASLTEDRGRDPVKREATLPPVSPPKAALSEDEVEKKSKAIIEEYLHLNDMKEAVQCVQELASPSLLFIFVRHGIESTLERSTIAREHMGRLLHQLLCSGHLSTAQYYQGLYETLELAEDMEIDIPHVWLYLAELITPILQEDGVPMGELFREITKPLRPIGKATSLLLEILGLLCKSMGPKKVGMLWREAGLSWREFLAEGQDVNSFVTEQKVEYTLGEESEAPGQRALAFEELRRQLEKLLKEGSSNQRVFDWIEANLNEQQIASNTLVRALMTAVCHSAIIFETPLRVDVTVLKLRARLLQKYLCDEQKELQALYALQALVVTLEQPANLLRMFFDALYDEDVVKEDAFYSWESSKDPAEQQGKGVALKSVTAFFNWLREAEEEESDHN, from the exons ATGAACAAAGCTCCTCAGCCCACAGGCCCCCCACCCGCCAGGTCCCCTGGACTCCCACAG CCAGCGTTTCCCCCGGGGCAGACTGCACCGGTGGTGTTTAGCACGCCACAAGCGACACAAATGAACACGCCTTCTCAGCCCCGCCAG GGAGGATTCAGGTCTCTGCAG CACTTCTACCCTAGCCGGGCCCAGCCCCCGAGCAGTGCAGCCTCCCGAGTACAGAGTGCAGCCCCTGCCCGTCCTGGCCCAGCTACCCATGTCTACCCTGCTGGATCCCAAGTAATGATGATCCCTTCCCAGATCTCCTATTCAGCCTCCCAAGGAGCCTACTATATCCCTGGACAG GGGCGTTCCACATATGTTGTCCCAACACAGCAGTACCCTGTGCAGCCAGGAGCCCCAGGCTTCTATCCGGGTGCAAGCCCTACCGAGTTTGGGACCTACG CTGGTGCCTATTATCCGGCCCAAGGTGTACAGCAGTTTCCTGCTAGTGTGGCTCCTGCCCCAGTTCTGATGAACCAGCCGCCCCAGATTGCCCCTAAGAGAGAGCGGAAAACT atcCGAATTCGAGACCCAAACCAAGGGGGGAAGGATATCACAGAAGAGATCATGTCTGGGGCCCGCACTGCCTCCACACCTACTCCTCCCCAG ACGGGAGGCGGTCTGGAGCCTCAGCCTAATGGGGAGTCGCCTCAGGTTGCTGTCATTATCCGGCCAG aTGACCGGTCACAGGGAGCAGCTATTGGGGGGCGACCAGGACTATCTGGCCCAGAGCACAGCCCTGGCACAGAATCTCAGCCTTCATCACCTTCTCCAACCCCATCACCACCCCCAATTTTGGAGCCGGGGTCTGAGTCTAATCTTGGAGTCCTCTCCATTCCTGGGGACACTATGACAACGGGGATGATACAAATGTCTGTAGAAGAATCGACCCCCATCTCTTGTGAAACTGGGGAGCCATATTGCCTCTCTCCAGAACCCACTCTTGCTGAACCCATACTGGAAGTAGAAGTGACACTCAGCAAACCCATTCCAGAATCCGAGTTCTCTTCCAGTCCTCTCCAGGTTTCCACGTCCCTGGCACCTCACAGGGCGGAAACTCATGAGCCCAATGGCATGGTCCCGTCTGAGGATCTGGAACCAGAGGTGGAGTCAAGCACAGAGCCAGCTTCTCCCCCTCTTTTAGTTTGTGCTTCTGAATCACCTGTGCCCATTGCTCCAACTGCCCAGCCTGAGGAACTGCTCAATGGAGCCCCCTCACCACCAGTTGTGGACCTAAGCCCAGTCAGTGAGCCAGAGGAACAGATCAAGGAGGTTTCATCCATGGCGCCAGCCaccactctctctgcctctccacctgTGGCTCCTTTGGATACATCTCCtgctcaggaggaagaagtggaggaagaagaggagggcgGGGAAGCTGAGAGTGAGAAGGGAGCTGAGGAGCTCCCCCTCGACAGCACTCCTGTCCCAACCCAGTTGTCTCAGAATTTAGAGGTGGCCGCAGCCACCCAAG TGGCAGTATCTGTGCCAAAGAGAAGGCGGAAAATTAAagagctaaataagaaggaggcTGTGGGTGACCTTCTAGATGCCTTCAAGGAG GTGGACCCAGCAGTACCAGAGGTAGAGAATCAGCCTCCTACAAGCGTCAACCCAAGCCCAGAGTCTGAGGGCAGCACTGCGCCCCCACAGCCTGAGGAAGCAGATGAAACCTGGGACTCTAAGGAAGACAAAATTCATAATGCTGAGAACATCCAGCCTGGGGAGCAGAAGTACGAGTACAAGTCAG ATCAGTGGAAGCCTCTGAACCTTGAAGAAAAGAAGCGTTATGACAGGGAATTCCTGCTCGGCTTTCAATTCATCTTTGCCAGTATGCAGAAACCAGAAGGATTGCCCCATATCACTGATGTAGTGCTCGACAAG GCCAATAAAACACCACTTCGGCAGCTGGATCCCTCCAGGCTACCTGGCATAAACTGTGGCCCAGATTTCACTCCATCTTTTGCCAACCTTGGCCGACCAACCCTCAATAACCGTGGGCCCCCAAGGGGTGGGCCAGGTGGGGAGCTGCCCCGAGGGCCG CAGGCTGGCTTGGGACCCAGGCGCTCTCAGCAGGGTCCACGAAAGGAAACACGTAAGATCATTTCCTCAGTCATAATGACTGAAGACATAAAACTGAACAAAGCAGAGAAGGCTTGGAAACCCAGTAGCAAACGGACAGCAGCTGATAAGGATCGAGGGGAAGAGGATGCTGATGGAAGCAAAACCCAG GACCTGTTCCGCAGGGTGCGCTCCATCCTGAATAAGCTGACACCCCAGATGTTCCAGCAGCTGATGAAGCAGGTGACACAGCTGGCCATTGACACCGAGGAACGCCTCAAAGGAGTTATTGACCTCATCTTTGAGAAAGCCATTTCAGAGCCCAACTTCTCTGTGGCTTATGCCAACATGTGCCGCTGCCTCATGGCG CTGAAAGTGCCCACTACAGAAAAGCCAACAGTGACTGTGAATTTTCGAAAACTGTTGTTAAATCGATGCCAGAAGGAATTTGAGAAAGACAAAGATGATGATGAAGtttttgaaaaaaagcaaaaagagatggATGAAGCTGCTACG GCAGAAGAACGGGGACGCCTGAAAGAAGAACTAGAAGAAGCCCGGGACATAGCTCGGCGGCGCTCTTTAGGGAATATCAAGTTCATTGGAGAGTTATTCAAGCTGAAGATGTTAACAGAAGCAATAATGCATGATTGTGTGGTCAAACTACTTAAGAACCATGATGAAGAGTCCCTGGAATGCCTCTGTCGCCTCCTCACCACTATTGGCAAAGACCTGGACTTTGCAAAAGCCAAG CCTCGAATGGATCAGTATTTCAACCAAATggaaaaaatcattaaagaaaagaagacttCATCTCGTATCCGTTTTATGCTGCAGGATGTACTGGATCTGCGGCAG aGCAATTGGGTTCCACGCCGAGGGGATCAGGGTCCCAAGACTATTGATCAGATCCACAAGGAAGCTGAGATGGAAGAGCACCGAGAACATATCAAAGTGCAGCAGCTCATGGCCAAGGGCAGCGACAAGCGTCGGGGTGGCCCTCCAGGCCCGCCcatca GCCGTGGCCTTCCACTTGTGGATGATGGTGGCTGGAATACAGTCCCCATTAGCAAAGGCAGCCGCCCCATTGACACCTCACGGCTCACCAAGATCACAAAG CCTGGTTCCATTGATTCTAACAACCAACTCTTTGCACCAGGAGGGCGACTGAGTTGGGGCAAGGGCAGCAGTGGGGGCTCAGGAGCCAAGCCCTCAGACACAG CATCAGAAGCCACTCGTCCAGCTACTAGTACCTTGAATCGCTTTTCTGCTCTTCAACAAGCATTACCTACAGAGAACACAGATAACAGGCGTGTTGTACAGAG GAGTAGCTTAAGCCGAGAGCGAGGTGAGAAAGCTGGGGACCGGGGAGACCGACTAGAGCGGAGTGAACGGGGTGGTGACCGTGGGGACCGACCTGATCGTGCCAGAACACCAACTACCAAGCGAAGTTTTAGCAAGGAAGTGGAGGAGCGGAGTAGAGAGCGACCTTCCCAGCCTGAGGGACTGCGCAAGGCAGCTAGCCTCACAGAGGATCGTGGTCGGGATCCTG TGAAGCGGGAAGCCACTCTCCCACCAGTGAGCCCTCCAAAGGCTGCACTCTCTGAGGATGAGGTGGAGAAGAAATCCAAGGCCATCATTGAGGAATATCTCCATCTCAATGACATGAAG GAGGCAGTACAGTGTGTCCAGGAGCTGGCGTCACCCTCCTTGCTCTTCATCTTTGTGCGGCATGGCATCGAGTCCACACTGGAGCGTAGCACCATTGCTCGTGAGCACATGGGGCGGCTGCTGCACCAGCTGCTCTGCTCAGGGCACCTCTCTACTGCCCAGTACTATCAAGG GCTATATGAAACACTAGAATTGGCCGAGGACATGGAAATTGACATCCCTCATGTATGGCTTTACCTGGCAGAATTGATAACACCCATTCTCCAGGAAGATGGGGTACCCATGGGAGAGCTCTTCAG GGAAATTACGAAGCCTCTGAGGCCCATAGGCAAAGCTACTTCTTTGTTGCTGGAGATCCTGGGTCTCTTATGCAAGAGCATG GGTCCCAAAAAGGTGGGGATGCTGTGGCGAGAGGCTGGTCTGAGCTGGAGGGAATTTCTAGCAGAAGGCCAAGATGTTAATTCATTTGTGACTGAACAG AAGGTGGAATATACCTTGGGAGAAGAGTCTGAAGCTCCTGGCCAGAGGGCACTTGCCTTTGAGGAGCTGCGTAGGCAGCTGGagaagctgctgaaggagggCAGCAGTAACCAGCGGGTGTTTGACTGGATAGAG GCCAACCTGAATGAGCAGCAGATAGCATCCAATACATTAGTTCGAGCCCTCATGACGGCTGTCTGTCATTCTGCAATTATCT TTGAGACTCCTCTCCGAGTGGATGTCACAGTGTTGAAACTGCGAGCGAGACTGCTGCAGAAATACTTGTGTGACGAACAGAAGGAGCTACAAGCACTCTACGCCCTCCAGGCCCTTGTAGTGACCTTAGAACAGCCTGCCA ACCTGCTTCGAATGTTCTTTGATGCTCTGTATGATGAGGACGTGGTGAAGGAAGACGCTTTCTAcagctgggagagcagcaaggacCCTGCTGAGCAGCAGGGCAAGGGTGTGGCCCTTAAGTCTGTCACAGCCTTCTTCAATTGGCTTCgtgaggctgaggaggaggagtctGATCACAACTGA
- the Eif4g1 gene encoding eukaryotic translation initiation factor 4 gamma 1 isoform X4, whose amino-acid sequence MNKAPQPTGPPPARSPGLPQPAFPPGQTAPVVFSTPQATQMNTPSQPRQHFYPSRAQPPSSAASRVQSAAPARPGPATHVYPAGSQVMMIPSQISYSASQGAYYIPGQGRSTYVVPTQQYPVQPGAPGFYPGASPTEFGTYAGAYYPAQGVQQFPASVAPAPVLMNQPPQIAPKRERKTIRIRDPNQGGKDITEEIMSGARTASTPTPPQTGGGLEPQPNGESPQVAVIIRPDDRSQGAAIGGRPGLSGPEHSPGTESQPSSPSPTPSPPPILEPGSESNLGVLSIPGDTMTTGMIQMSVEESTPISCETGEPYCLSPEPTLAEPILEVEVTLSKPIPESEFSSSPLQVSTSLAPHRAETHEPNGMVPSEDLEPEVESSTEPASPPLLVCASESPVPIAPTAQPEELLNGAPSPPVVDLSPVSEPEEQIKEVSSMAPATTLSASPPVAPLDTSPAQEEEVEEEEEGGEAESEKGAEELPLDSTPVPTQLSQNLEVAAATQVAVSVPKRRRKIKELNKKEAVGDLLDAFKEVDPAVPEVENQPPTSVNPSPESEGSTAPPQPEEADETWDSKEDKIHNAENIQPGEQKYEYKSDQWKPLNLEEKKRYDREFLLGFQFIFASMQKPEGLPHITDVVLDKANKTPLRQLDPSRLPGINCGPDFTPSFANLGRPTLNNRGPPRGGPGGELPRGPAGLGPRRSQQGPRKETRKIISSVIMTEDIKLNKAEKAWKPSSKRTAADKDRGEEDADGSKTQDLFRRVRSILNKLTPQMFQQLMKQVTQLAIDTEERLKGVIDLIFEKAISEPNFSVAYANMCRCLMALKVPTTEKPTVTVNFRKLLLNRCQKEFEKDKDDDEVFEKKQKEMDEAATAEERGRLKEELEEARDIARRRSLGNIKFIGELFKLKMLTEAIMHDCVVKLLKNHDEESLECLCRLLTTIGKDLDFAKAKPRMDQYFNQMEKIIKEKKTSSRIRFMLQDVLDLRQSNWVPRRGDQGPKTIDQIHKEAEMEEHREHIKVQQLMAKGSDKRRGGPPGPPISRGLPLVDDGGWNTVPISKGSRPIDTSRLTKITKPGSIDSNNQLFAPGGRLSWGKGSSGGSGAKPSDTASEATRPATSTLNRFSALQQALPTENTDNRRVVQRSSLSRERGEKAGDRGDRLERSERGGDRGDRPDRARTPTTKRSFSKEVEERSRERPSQPEGLRKAASLTEDRGRDPVKREATLPPVSPPKAALSEDEVEKKSKAIIEEYLHLNDMKEAVQCVQELASPSLLFIFVRHGIESTLERSTIAREHMGRLLHQLLCSGHLSTAQYYQGLYETLELAEDMEIDIPHVWLYLAELITPILQEDGVPMGELFREITKPLRPIGKATSLLLEILGLLCKSMGPKKVGMLWREAGLSWREFLAEGQDVNSFVTEQKVEYTLGEESEAPGQRALAFEELRRQLEKLLKEGSSNQRVFDWIEANLNEQQIASNTLVRALMTAVCHSAIIFETPLRVDVTVLKLRARLLQKYLCDEQKELQALYALQALVVTLEQPANLLRMFFDALYDEDVVKEDAFYSWESSKDPAEQQGKGVALKSVTAFFNWLREAEEEESDHN is encoded by the exons ATGAACAAAGCTCCTCAGCCCACAGGCCCCCCACCCGCCAGGTCCCCTGGACTCCCACAG CCAGCGTTTCCCCCGGGGCAGACTGCACCGGTGGTGTTTAGCACGCCACAAGCGACACAAATGAACACGCCTTCTCAGCCCCGCCAG CACTTCTACCCTAGCCGGGCCCAGCCCCCGAGCAGTGCAGCCTCCCGAGTACAGAGTGCAGCCCCTGCCCGTCCTGGCCCAGCTACCCATGTCTACCCTGCTGGATCCCAAGTAATGATGATCCCTTCCCAGATCTCCTATTCAGCCTCCCAAGGAGCCTACTATATCCCTGGACAG GGGCGTTCCACATATGTTGTCCCAACACAGCAGTACCCTGTGCAGCCAGGAGCCCCAGGCTTCTATCCGGGTGCAAGCCCTACCGAGTTTGGGACCTACG CTGGTGCCTATTATCCGGCCCAAGGTGTACAGCAGTTTCCTGCTAGTGTGGCTCCTGCCCCAGTTCTGATGAACCAGCCGCCCCAGATTGCCCCTAAGAGAGAGCGGAAAACT atcCGAATTCGAGACCCAAACCAAGGGGGGAAGGATATCACAGAAGAGATCATGTCTGGGGCCCGCACTGCCTCCACACCTACTCCTCCCCAG ACGGGAGGCGGTCTGGAGCCTCAGCCTAATGGGGAGTCGCCTCAGGTTGCTGTCATTATCCGGCCAG aTGACCGGTCACAGGGAGCAGCTATTGGGGGGCGACCAGGACTATCTGGCCCAGAGCACAGCCCTGGCACAGAATCTCAGCCTTCATCACCTTCTCCAACCCCATCACCACCCCCAATTTTGGAGCCGGGGTCTGAGTCTAATCTTGGAGTCCTCTCCATTCCTGGGGACACTATGACAACGGGGATGATACAAATGTCTGTAGAAGAATCGACCCCCATCTCTTGTGAAACTGGGGAGCCATATTGCCTCTCTCCAGAACCCACTCTTGCTGAACCCATACTGGAAGTAGAAGTGACACTCAGCAAACCCATTCCAGAATCCGAGTTCTCTTCCAGTCCTCTCCAGGTTTCCACGTCCCTGGCACCTCACAGGGCGGAAACTCATGAGCCCAATGGCATGGTCCCGTCTGAGGATCTGGAACCAGAGGTGGAGTCAAGCACAGAGCCAGCTTCTCCCCCTCTTTTAGTTTGTGCTTCTGAATCACCTGTGCCCATTGCTCCAACTGCCCAGCCTGAGGAACTGCTCAATGGAGCCCCCTCACCACCAGTTGTGGACCTAAGCCCAGTCAGTGAGCCAGAGGAACAGATCAAGGAGGTTTCATCCATGGCGCCAGCCaccactctctctgcctctccacctgTGGCTCCTTTGGATACATCTCCtgctcaggaggaagaagtggaggaagaagaggagggcgGGGAAGCTGAGAGTGAGAAGGGAGCTGAGGAGCTCCCCCTCGACAGCACTCCTGTCCCAACCCAGTTGTCTCAGAATTTAGAGGTGGCCGCAGCCACCCAAG TGGCAGTATCTGTGCCAAAGAGAAGGCGGAAAATTAAagagctaaataagaaggaggcTGTGGGTGACCTTCTAGATGCCTTCAAGGAG GTGGACCCAGCAGTACCAGAGGTAGAGAATCAGCCTCCTACAAGCGTCAACCCAAGCCCAGAGTCTGAGGGCAGCACTGCGCCCCCACAGCCTGAGGAAGCAGATGAAACCTGGGACTCTAAGGAAGACAAAATTCATAATGCTGAGAACATCCAGCCTGGGGAGCAGAAGTACGAGTACAAGTCAG ATCAGTGGAAGCCTCTGAACCTTGAAGAAAAGAAGCGTTATGACAGGGAATTCCTGCTCGGCTTTCAATTCATCTTTGCCAGTATGCAGAAACCAGAAGGATTGCCCCATATCACTGATGTAGTGCTCGACAAG GCCAATAAAACACCACTTCGGCAGCTGGATCCCTCCAGGCTACCTGGCATAAACTGTGGCCCAGATTTCACTCCATCTTTTGCCAACCTTGGCCGACCAACCCTCAATAACCGTGGGCCCCCAAGGGGTGGGCCAGGTGGGGAGCTGCCCCGAGGGCCG GCTGGCTTGGGACCCAGGCGCTCTCAGCAGGGTCCACGAAAGGAAACACGTAAGATCATTTCCTCAGTCATAATGACTGAAGACATAAAACTGAACAAAGCAGAGAAGGCTTGGAAACCCAGTAGCAAACGGACAGCAGCTGATAAGGATCGAGGGGAAGAGGATGCTGATGGAAGCAAAACCCAG GACCTGTTCCGCAGGGTGCGCTCCATCCTGAATAAGCTGACACCCCAGATGTTCCAGCAGCTGATGAAGCAGGTGACACAGCTGGCCATTGACACCGAGGAACGCCTCAAAGGAGTTATTGACCTCATCTTTGAGAAAGCCATTTCAGAGCCCAACTTCTCTGTGGCTTATGCCAACATGTGCCGCTGCCTCATGGCG CTGAAAGTGCCCACTACAGAAAAGCCAACAGTGACTGTGAATTTTCGAAAACTGTTGTTAAATCGATGCCAGAAGGAATTTGAGAAAGACAAAGATGATGATGAAGtttttgaaaaaaagcaaaaagagatggATGAAGCTGCTACG GCAGAAGAACGGGGACGCCTGAAAGAAGAACTAGAAGAAGCCCGGGACATAGCTCGGCGGCGCTCTTTAGGGAATATCAAGTTCATTGGAGAGTTATTCAAGCTGAAGATGTTAACAGAAGCAATAATGCATGATTGTGTGGTCAAACTACTTAAGAACCATGATGAAGAGTCCCTGGAATGCCTCTGTCGCCTCCTCACCACTATTGGCAAAGACCTGGACTTTGCAAAAGCCAAG CCTCGAATGGATCAGTATTTCAACCAAATggaaaaaatcattaaagaaaagaagacttCATCTCGTATCCGTTTTATGCTGCAGGATGTACTGGATCTGCGGCAG aGCAATTGGGTTCCACGCCGAGGGGATCAGGGTCCCAAGACTATTGATCAGATCCACAAGGAAGCTGAGATGGAAGAGCACCGAGAACATATCAAAGTGCAGCAGCTCATGGCCAAGGGCAGCGACAAGCGTCGGGGTGGCCCTCCAGGCCCGCCcatca GCCGTGGCCTTCCACTTGTGGATGATGGTGGCTGGAATACAGTCCCCATTAGCAAAGGCAGCCGCCCCATTGACACCTCACGGCTCACCAAGATCACAAAG CCTGGTTCCATTGATTCTAACAACCAACTCTTTGCACCAGGAGGGCGACTGAGTTGGGGCAAGGGCAGCAGTGGGGGCTCAGGAGCCAAGCCCTCAGACACAG CATCAGAAGCCACTCGTCCAGCTACTAGTACCTTGAATCGCTTTTCTGCTCTTCAACAAGCATTACCTACAGAGAACACAGATAACAGGCGTGTTGTACAGAG GAGTAGCTTAAGCCGAGAGCGAGGTGAGAAAGCTGGGGACCGGGGAGACCGACTAGAGCGGAGTGAACGGGGTGGTGACCGTGGGGACCGACCTGATCGTGCCAGAACACCAACTACCAAGCGAAGTTTTAGCAAGGAAGTGGAGGAGCGGAGTAGAGAGCGACCTTCCCAGCCTGAGGGACTGCGCAAGGCAGCTAGCCTCACAGAGGATCGTGGTCGGGATCCTG TGAAGCGGGAAGCCACTCTCCCACCAGTGAGCCCTCCAAAGGCTGCACTCTCTGAGGATGAGGTGGAGAAGAAATCCAAGGCCATCATTGAGGAATATCTCCATCTCAATGACATGAAG GAGGCAGTACAGTGTGTCCAGGAGCTGGCGTCACCCTCCTTGCTCTTCATCTTTGTGCGGCATGGCATCGAGTCCACACTGGAGCGTAGCACCATTGCTCGTGAGCACATGGGGCGGCTGCTGCACCAGCTGCTCTGCTCAGGGCACCTCTCTACTGCCCAGTACTATCAAGG GCTATATGAAACACTAGAATTGGCCGAGGACATGGAAATTGACATCCCTCATGTATGGCTTTACCTGGCAGAATTGATAACACCCATTCTCCAGGAAGATGGGGTACCCATGGGAGAGCTCTTCAG GGAAATTACGAAGCCTCTGAGGCCCATAGGCAAAGCTACTTCTTTGTTGCTGGAGATCCTGGGTCTCTTATGCAAGAGCATG GGTCCCAAAAAGGTGGGGATGCTGTGGCGAGAGGCTGGTCTGAGCTGGAGGGAATTTCTAGCAGAAGGCCAAGATGTTAATTCATTTGTGACTGAACAG AAGGTGGAATATACCTTGGGAGAAGAGTCTGAAGCTCCTGGCCAGAGGGCACTTGCCTTTGAGGAGCTGCGTAGGCAGCTGGagaagctgctgaaggagggCAGCAGTAACCAGCGGGTGTTTGACTGGATAGAG GCCAACCTGAATGAGCAGCAGATAGCATCCAATACATTAGTTCGAGCCCTCATGACGGCTGTCTGTCATTCTGCAATTATCT TTGAGACTCCTCTCCGAGTGGATGTCACAGTGTTGAAACTGCGAGCGAGACTGCTGCAGAAATACTTGTGTGACGAACAGAAGGAGCTACAAGCACTCTACGCCCTCCAGGCCCTTGTAGTGACCTTAGAACAGCCTGCCA ACCTGCTTCGAATGTTCTTTGATGCTCTGTATGATGAGGACGTGGTGAAGGAAGACGCTTTCTAcagctgggagagcagcaaggacCCTGCTGAGCAGCAGGGCAAGGGTGTGGCCCTTAAGTCTGTCACAGCCTTCTTCAATTGGCTTCgtgaggctgaggaggaggagtctGATCACAACTGA